GCATTTTGACCTGGAGGAAATCTCTCGAGGCGTTAGATTTGCTTGATGAAATAAAAGAGTTCATTCGAATAAATGGTCCTCTTCCTGCTGCAAAAATTAATATTGGAAATAACGTAGATTCTGGTCCATGGGGGCATAAAAAACTTTCGAGTGCTGCCCTTGATTATCTATATCATTCGGGGGAACTTGGAATCAGTTCAAAAAATAAAACTCATAAGGTTTATGATTTAAGTGAAAAGCTTTTTCCGGCGGAAATACTAAAAGCTGCAGAACCATTTAAAGATGATCATGATTTTGAAAAATGGTATATCAAGCGCAGAATTGGTGCAGTGGGAATGGTGTGGAATAAAAATGGTGGCACCTGGCTTGGCTTTTATGTTTCAGATACAAAACTTCGCACTCAGCTTCTTCGTGAACTTGTTGAAGAAGGTGAACTTCTGGAAATTGCAATTGAAGGATCAAAAGAAACTTTTTATATCCGAAAAGAGGATGAAGAACTTCTGGGTAAACCTGCAAGGAATTCTGTGGCTCAATTCATTGCACCACTGGATAATCTTATCTGGGACCGGGGAATGATAAAAGAGCTTTTTGATTTTGAATATACCTGGGAAGTTTATACTCCGGCAGCAAAACGAAAGTTCGGTTATTATGTTCTTCCTGTGCTTTATAAAAATCAGTTTGTTGCACGGTTTGAGCCGGAACCGAACAGAGGAAAAACTCCGGCTCAAATAAAAAACTGGTGGTGGGAACCGGGTATTGAAATAACTGATAAAATGATTGAAGCAATAAAAGAAGCTTTCTGTAGATTTAGTCGTTTCCTTGGTGTTGAAATGATGGATGAAAAATATCTTGAAGAAAAATTAAAAAACAGGAATTGATAG
The Treponema bryantii DNA segment above includes these coding regions:
- a CDS encoding DNA glycosylase AlkZ-like family protein — its product is MKTIKKETARNFLVNYQNLNGNGKLKGPNGVVEYMQKVRCIQYDPLDVVGRNTDLVLQSRVANYRSDVLFDLLYKERVLYDSPDKMISIIPTEDYPSMARIRQKTVEQLKGILTWRKSLEALDLLDEIKEFIRINGPLPAAKINIGNNVDSGPWGHKKLSSAALDYLYHSGELGISSKNKTHKVYDLSEKLFPAEILKAAEPFKDDHDFEKWYIKRRIGAVGMVWNKNGGTWLGFYVSDTKLRTQLLRELVEEGELLEIAIEGSKETFYIRKEDEELLGKPARNSVAQFIAPLDNLIWDRGMIKELFDFEYTWEVYTPAAKRKFGYYVLPVLYKNQFVARFEPEPNRGKTPAQIKNWWWEPGIEITDKMIEAIKEAFCRFSRFLGVEMMDEKYLEEKLKNRN